The following proteins come from a genomic window of Diadema setosum chromosome 20, eeDiaSeto1, whole genome shotgun sequence:
- the LOC140243453 gene encoding uncharacterized protein — translation MRCLRTIAGIHLLDCTRNEDIRKSLNITRSISQEIPSRRMKWFGHVISMHEHHLPREAYYVNDCNTAQPSGHPPLQWKDQLRSDTGLRSDTGSALPTLENQAKARGGWSELTRSAKGHTALHF, via the coding sequence ATGAGATGCCTTAGGACCATTGCAGGCATTCATCTCCTAGACTGCACCAGGAATGAAGACATCAGGAAGTCTCTGAACATCACAAGATCCATCAGTCAAGAAATCCCCTCACGTAGAATGAAATGGTTTGGGCATGTTATCAGTATGCACGAGCATCACCTACCACGTGAAGCTTACTATGTCAATGACTGCAACACAGCACAGCCATCTGGACACCCTCCCCTTCAATGGAAGGACCAACTTCGCAGTGATACAGGACTTCGCAGTGATACAGGATCAGCCCTGCCGACCCTTGAAAACCAGGCCAAGGCCAGGGGAGGTTGGAGTGAGCTCACCAGAAGTGCAAAAGGACACACCGCCCTACACTTTTAA